In the genome of Limnobaculum zhutongyuii, one region contains:
- the hrpB gene encoding ATP-dependent helicase HrpB encodes MSLPVSEVLQPLLDALQHSPCVLLQAPPGAGKSTWLPLKLLEQSFWLSGRIIMLEPRRLAARSVAQRLAQQLNQPVGECIGYRMRSESLTGPDTRLEVVTEGVLIRMLQQDPMLEDVSLVILDEFHERSLQADLALSLLLDVQNGLRDDLKLLIMSATLDNQRLQQFLPNVPVISAEGRSFPVERHYLSLPASGYFEEKVAQAVRQIVNQHSGSMLLFLPGVAEIRRVYDLLFGSLTDDIDLCPLYAALSLAEQQKAISPSPSGRRKIVLATNIAETSLTIDGINLVVDSGLERVARFDPRTGLTRLITQRISKASMTQRAGRAGRLSAGACWHLFSREQAERAAEQGEAEIMQSDLSGLTMELLQWGCRDIQQMRWLDLPPSTSLAAARRLLIQLEAVDEQGNLTQIGRQMAETGCEPRLAAMLVYAAKQKPDSLATALLLTAIVEEPPRSGTKDISYWLLHPQTAWIKRARQLGQRLKFRNGTPDSDEIPLLLAAGFADRIAQKRGEEGRYLLANGMGAQIDTDDGLCRSEWLIAASLLQGANSPDARMLLAAKIEPEVLVQRMPRLVTQQSAIEWDEEKGTLRAWQRQQIDRLVLKAQPLMKPSEEQLHAALLEWVRTQGISALVWDEEAVQLRTRLQRAQEWLPQYPWPSVDDDELLATLETWLLPSLKGVRDIKGLKQVNLSEALNRKLDWQQRQRLDNELPVSYCVPTGSRLPIRYDSDRPPVLAVRLQEMFGEKQTPVIADGRVSLVVELLSPAHRPLQITQDLAAFWQGAYKEVQKEMKGRYPKHVWPDDPANALPTRKTKRFHNG; translated from the coding sequence GTGTCTTTGCCGGTAAGTGAAGTTCTTCAGCCATTGCTTGATGCTTTGCAGCATTCGCCCTGTGTATTGTTGCAGGCGCCGCCCGGTGCAGGGAAATCGACCTGGTTGCCGTTGAAGTTGCTTGAGCAGTCATTCTGGCTGTCGGGGCGGATTATTATGTTGGAACCGCGTCGTCTGGCTGCCCGTAGTGTGGCGCAGCGGCTGGCTCAGCAATTGAATCAACCAGTGGGTGAGTGTATTGGCTATCGGATGCGTTCTGAAAGCCTGACCGGGCCTGATACGCGTCTGGAAGTGGTGACGGAAGGGGTATTGATCCGTATGCTGCAACAGGATCCGATGCTGGAAGATGTTTCGCTGGTGATTCTGGATGAATTTCATGAGCGTAGCTTACAGGCGGATTTAGCCCTTAGCTTATTACTGGATGTTCAGAATGGCCTGCGGGATGATTTGAAGCTGCTGATTATGTCGGCAACGCTGGATAATCAGCGCTTGCAACAGTTTTTGCCGAATGTGCCGGTTATTTCTGCTGAAGGGCGTAGCTTTCCTGTTGAACGACACTACCTGTCGCTGCCAGCCAGTGGGTATTTTGAAGAGAAGGTCGCGCAAGCGGTCAGGCAGATAGTGAATCAGCACTCAGGTTCGATGCTGTTGTTTTTGCCCGGCGTCGCCGAAATTCGTCGGGTGTATGATTTGCTATTCGGTAGCCTGACGGATGATATCGATCTTTGCCCTTTGTATGCTGCGTTGTCTCTGGCAGAACAGCAAAAGGCCATTTCCCCTTCGCCTTCAGGGCGGAGAAAAATTGTGTTAGCCACCAATATTGCGGAAACCAGTTTGACCATTGATGGCATTAATCTGGTGGTCGATAGCGGACTTGAGCGGGTGGCGCGTTTCGACCCGCGAACCGGATTGACGCGCTTAATAACTCAACGTATTTCCAAAGCCTCCATGACCCAGCGTGCCGGTCGCGCTGGTCGTTTATCTGCCGGTGCATGTTGGCACTTGTTTTCCCGCGAGCAGGCGGAGCGTGCTGCAGAGCAGGGCGAAGCCGAAATTATGCAGAGTGATTTATCCGGTCTGACCATGGAATTACTGCAATGGGGTTGCCGCGATATTCAGCAAATGCGCTGGTTGGATCTACCGCCTTCCACTTCTCTGGCTGCCGCCCGACGGCTGTTGATTCAGCTTGAAGCTGTCGACGAACAGGGAAACTTAACTCAAATTGGTCGTCAGATGGCAGAAACGGGTTGTGAACCCCGACTGGCGGCGATGTTGGTTTATGCTGCGAAACAGAAACCAGACTCTTTAGCTACCGCTTTATTATTGACCGCTATTGTAGAAGAGCCTCCAAGAAGCGGCACCAAAGATATCAGCTATTGGCTGTTGCATCCTCAAACAGCATGGATAAAACGTGCCCGGCAGTTGGGGCAACGTTTAAAGTTTCGCAATGGCACTCCGGATAGTGACGAAATTCCCTTGTTACTGGCGGCGGGTTTTGCCGATCGCATTGCTCAAAAACGAGGGGAAGAGGGGCGTTACCTGTTGGCTAACGGTATGGGAGCCCAAATTGATACCGATGACGGTCTGTGTCGTTCCGAGTGGCTGATTGCCGCTTCATTATTGCAAGGGGCTAACAGCCCTGATGCGCGTATGTTGCTGGCAGCTAAAATCGAGCCGGAAGTGTTAGTACAGCGTATGCCGCGGTTGGTTACGCAACAGAGCGCTATTGAGTGGGATGAAGAGAAGGGAACCTTGCGAGCCTGGCAGCGTCAACAGATTGATCGTCTGGTGCTAAAAGCTCAGCCGTTAATGAAGCCTTCTGAAGAGCAACTACATGCCGCGTTGCTGGAGTGGGTAAGAACGCAGGGTATTTCTGCTTTAGTCTGGGATGAAGAGGCAGTACAACTGCGTACCCGTCTTCAGCGAGCTCAGGAGTGGCTGCCTCAGTATCCGTGGCCATCAGTAGATGATGATGAACTGTTGGCAACTCTGGAAACATGGTTATTACCTTCACTGAAAGGCGTCAGGGATATTAAAGGGCTTAAACAGGTCAATCTTTCTGAGGCGCTAAATCGTAAGCTGGACTGGCAGCAGCGTCAGCGTCTGGATAATGAATTACCCGTCAGTTATTGCGTGCCAACCGGTTCACGTTTGCCAATACGTTATGACAGTGATCGACCGCCAGTGCTGGCGGTTCGTTTACAGGAAATGTTTGGCGAGAAGCAAACACCGGTGATTGCCGATGGTCGGGTTTCTTTGGTGGTTGAGCTGTTATCTCCGGCGCATCGACCATTACAAATTACTCAGGATTTAGCGGCTTTTTGGCAGGGTGCTTATAAAGAGGTGCAAAAGGAGATGAAGGGTCGCTATCCAAAGCATGTGTGGCCTGACGACCCGGCGAATGCACTACCCACCCGTAAAACTAAACGTTTTCATAATGGGTGA